AATTAACTGTGTACCCATCATTAAGTTGTCGTAAAACAGTTCGGCAGGCTTTTCTCGGTTTAGACCAATACCACCCACATGAGCAGCAAGATGAACGACTATATCTTGCTCTTTGACCGCCTGCTGGCAATTTGACCACTGACGCAGATCTAAGGCACGCGATCGCGGTGTGCTAATTTTACCAATAGTTGCTCCAGCCTTACACAATTGGTCTACAACCTGTTTGCCTAAAAAACCAGTTCCGCCAGTAACTAGAATTCTTTTGTCTTGTAAATCTAACATTACTAATTGTAATTGAATGTATACAGGTATTTACTAAGCTATTTAGTTTTTATCTAATCAATAATCGTGGCGAAATTTCTGCGTAAAGAAGTATTGTCACAATCATGACTACCATCAGGAGTAGACAAATTTAAATTGATTAAGTCAGCATTTACCATTAACCGAACTAACTCTTCAAAGGTAACGGTAGGCTGCCATCCCAGTTTTTGTTTAGCTTTAGTAGGATCGCCAATTAGCAAATCTACTTCAGCAGGACGAAGATAGCGAGGGTCGAACTCTACGTAGTCGTGCCAGTCAAGATTTACGTGTTTAAAAGCAATATCCAAAAATTCTTTAATTTGGTAAGTTTCTCCTGTGGCGATGACATAATCATCGGGCAGATCTTGTTGAAGCATTAACCACATCGCCTTGACATAATCCTTGGCATAGCCCCAGTCTCTTTTTGAGTCTAGATTACCCAAGTATAGTTTCTGTTGCGTTCCTTGAACAATCCGAGCTATGGCTCTAGTGATTTTGCGCGTCACAAAGGTTTCACCACGACGAGGAGATTCATGATTAAACAAGATACCGTTACAGGCAAATAAGTCGTAAGATTCACGATAATTTATAGTTTGCCAATGGGCATAGACTTTAGCGCAGGAATAAGGGCTACGAGGATAAAAGGGTGTGGTTTCTTTTTGAGGAACATCTTGAACCTTACCAAACATTTCTGAAGAACCTGCCTGATAAAATCTAACTTCGATGCCTGTACGTTGCTGATAATCTCTTATTGCTTCTAAAAG
This DNA window, taken from Pleurocapsa sp. FMAR1, encodes the following:
- the gmd gene encoding GDP-mannose 4,6-dehydratase, with translation MSDRKVALITGVTGQDGSYLSEFLLEKGYEVHGIIRRTSTFNTDRIDHLYVDPHSPQAQLFLHYGDLTDGTTLRRILEQVKPIEIYNLGAQSHVRVSFDSPEYTVDSVAMGTLRLLEAIRDYQQRTGIEVRFYQAGSSEMFGKVQDVPQKETTPFYPRSPYSCAKVYAHWQTINYRESYDLFACNGILFNHESPRRGETFVTRKITRAIARIVQGTQQKLYLGNLDSKRDWGYAKDYVKAMWLMLQQDLPDDYVIATGETYQIKEFLDIAFKHVNLDWHDYVEFDPRYLRPAEVDLLIGDPTKAKQKLGWQPTVTFEELVRLMVNADLINLNLSTPDGSHDCDNTSLRRNFATIID